Genomic window (Spirosoma sp. KCTC 42546):
TTTCCGTTTAAACAAATATCGTTTAACGAAAATCGATGCTGGTATTACTAAAGAACCAGGAAGCTTTCGGAAAATATTCCAAAAGTGTTGTGGTATCCCTGTTACTTTTCCTTTTGTTATCGAATGGCTAATAGCAGGAGGTGCAAGCTTTTTACCAATGATAGGGGTAATCATGGCAAGGTACATAAAAGACATTGCCCCACTACGGTGTTTAGGGTCGAAATAAAGGGGGTTGTCGAGCCAAATGGCCGTATTTAAAAGATTATTATTAATAAGAAACTCCGAAGAAAATTGAAAGCGCCGTCTAAAATAACTCCCATCAGTATCTCTAAGAAACCCATATTCTGTTTTCTTAGGATCTCCTTTGAACTGAACCGAAGCAATTTTCCCAGATACATGCCCTTGATAATATTTACCCAGTGAGGATGGTATGTCAGATAACTTCTTGAAAAGTTGTGGATTCCGAAGTAAAATTCGGGTAGATTCCTGTGCCCCAGCTGCAAGAATAAAGGTATGTGCCTTAATTTTCTCAATTTTTTTGGTCTTGATATCACGTATTGACAAGGTAGACACATTTCCCAAGTTATCTGGAGATGAGAAATCACGTGCTTCAAATCCTTCAATAAAAGTCAAGTTTGGTTGGTCTGCAATATCTTTAGCATATCGTTCTCCAAACCGGGTGGGCATACTCCAGCGTTCGACAATGGAATCCGTCACTATTCCATCAACGAAGTTTTCTGCAATGTGTTTTTCCCCTAGTTGTGGCACCTCTTTTAAATTAAAGATTGGCTTACCACATTCAAAGTAATCTGCAGTTTGAGGTAAATATTGATTTATTTCATTTAATAAATCAATATGCCAGGTACAACCTTCGTTTAAGATTGTCCGGTCAATAAAATCTACTTCATCATACATTACACATCGGCCTCCCCAAGTTGCCGAAGTTCCACCTAATCCTTTGTTTGTAGCTTCATAGGGATCATGATGATTTAAAGAATTTTTGATTTCAATCCTATCATCTAAACTATTTTTGCTTGCTTGCCCTTTAATTCCGTATTCAATAAGTAAAACTTGGTGGTTTGGATTCTTTCTGGCATATTCTAATGCACAAAT
Coding sequences:
- a CDS encoding GMC oxidoreductase, translated to MISEQVSKHLFDVCIIGSGPAGIICALEYARKNPNHQVLLIEYGIKGQASKNSLDDRIEIKNSLNHHDPYEATNKGLGGTSATWGGRCVMYDEVDFIDRTILNEGCTWHIDLLNEINQYLPQTADYFECGKPIFNLKEVPQLGEKHIAENFVDGIVTDSIVERWSMPTRFGERYAKDIADQPNLTFIEGFEARDFSSPDNLGNVSTLSIRDIKTKKIEKIKAHTFILAAGAQESTRILLRNPQLFKKLSDIPSSLGKYYQGHVSGKIASVQFKGDPKKTEYGFLRDTDGSYFRRRFQFSSEFLINNNLLNTAIWLDNPLYFDPKHRSGAMSFMYLAMITPIIGKKLAPPAISHSITKGKVTGIPQHFWNIFRKLPGSLVIPASIFVKRYLFKRKLPGVFLFSPQNRYALHFHAEQVPDAENRMELGQDKETLVIHYKLTDEDINSVIKLHHTLDEWLRSSGCGELNYWYDKEELPNAIRGMSKDGIHQVGTTRLADSPEKGVVDQNLNVWGTSNIFVCSSSVFPTSGQANPTFLLGAFAVRLAHYLTRKNENN